One Nicotiana tomentosiformis chromosome 1, ASM39032v3, whole genome shotgun sequence genomic window, ataaccggccacgaatgcatccgcatcggcctttgccttttcggcatcataTTTAGCCTTAGCAAGTTCAGAAGCCAACCgaacctcgagctcctctattcttcttactTGAACCGAGCTTTTCTTCTTCATACTTTGAAGCTGGGTTTTggtcgatgacaattgggctcgagcagcctctttctctacagcaaagcggtccatgtcttctttccacttcaaggactccgcttttatcacatcaACCTCCTCGCGGAGTtttccgatcatctcaattttcagctgcagctgtgagaccgaaaaattagccatcatTTCGGTAtctagcccataggcttttaaaagtatcattacctgctcagacagatcgatctgatcttggtgagccttgtccaactcagctcggaggtctttgatttcctctcccctttTCTCTAAGAGGAGTTtgagggagttcctctcctctgTGACCCATTGAAGATCGGTCTCGAACCGATGCAGCTCAGTTCGAgatcgagaacatgcttctcgatggaCCACCACGGCCtgcgaagaagaaagaaaataagttAGGAAAGAATAGAAAAACatgaaaaataatatcaacaaagaGAGATAAGAACTTACCCAATTCAGAGCTAGATGCACTTCACAGAGAAGGCCCGGCACATCACTAAGGCCAACAGCGTCCTCGACCCCGGTAAACAGATCACGGAAagggtcctccccttcatgagaccggctcatatcgagggcccccaaagcttgggcttacCGAATAGCCCCTTTGGAAAAGGCAGGAAGAGTGGGCGAATccccgattactattgccccaggtgactcacttggggcgttctcctcagttcggagagcttcaggacCGGCCCCTTCCGATGTACCCACCATTTGATTCCGGTAGGAAGCATCCTTGATCTCtaatgactcggggactttgcctgAACCTTCCTCCGATATCTCCTCGGTTCGAGGCAGTGCCTTATGAATCACCGTCGATTCAGCCGCCCGATATCTAATTTATCTTgccatttattattttttggtcTTTATTGATTTATATACTCATCATCATCCTGCCGCTCCTACCTTGAGGCATCGGTGCTTTTCTTCATTCGGGCCGCCAGCGCAGacccgtcatcatcatcatcttcttcgtcttcatcccttaggtgTAGAACTGATTCTACAGTCAAAGGAATGATATTtttcttcggcttacgagccgccctcttctttggttttggatcttcgaggacggaggcccttttcctcttattttcCTTCACCAGCTTTGGAACAGAgtccgaagcctcttcctcgacggacgagggcctcaagaccgcatctttgcccacacctacatacgggaaaatttattaaaagtataTAGAAAGCATCTCATTCTAAATACGAggaaggggcttaccatgattcttgtcTCCCATCGGCTCTTTGACAAGTCACGCCATGAGCGTTCGgtgtatgtggaggtcgaagccagatcccgtacccagttcttgagatcgggaactacgccaggcatccaaggaaccactgcatcacaaaaggggggatattggtgagaaaagaaatgaaaaggcAAAATTGTAGGAGATAAcatcagaattacacttacgcttcatgtttcaCTCCTCGaaaaaaggcatcttttcagtaggaattaggtccgaagtccttactcggacgaacctgcccatccagcctcgatccatgtcctcatctatgctcgagaacagagccttggtagctcaacgttgaagttttattaaccctcatcGAAAAAGGCGATGACGGTATAATCTagtgagatgatcgagggtgaaaggcatccccttgattttgttcacgaagtatcagatcaaaataatgatccgccaaaaagaaggatgaatctggcctagggttattaggtatttacgacaaaatctatgataacaggatctaggggacctaacgtgaaaggataagtgtacacacttaaaaaccctttcacgtgagtagtaatatcctcttcgggagacggtactaccacttctttgttccctcagttacaatctttttttacCTGCTCGATATAACCCCGCcggttatcgaacaaatatatctcgatacgggctcacatcggctgggaaccggcgaacctttattgagtttgaaatcggaggtaataacacacgccgccggaacgcactcctcaggccatGGATCCAACGATGTTTTGTCGGCGgcggattgggaagaagaagctttcacTTTTTGGGAGActgtttttgatgttttcaccatctttggatttaaagaaggtgataAATATTTGGTGGTTTTTAAGAAGCATTTTGCAAAAAAGAATCACAGATCTATGAATGAACTCAGAAGAGACGAaaaggaacttagaaaatttggaagattgaagacgtaaaagtgataaatggtgaaaggaagggctatttatagattgaagaaatggcggttcaatatcagcggtggccgaccaccatctgacatgcattaaataccttgaaaaactaaaccgacgggacagctatcacgtgagtcatgatcgagcccaatgtgaacgtcagcttatatctgatcgagccattgtgaaatcatatcgtttctcgctacatccttctcgagaaatgaggggactatctgtatatggtaaaAACAGattagtccttcgtacgaactggttTAAATAGTAATACATTGGATTAGAGAAGCGTCTTCATAGTATCAGGCTGAGTTCCGACGTcaggtcaccaagcttcgagcccgaAGGACCGATCAACGTCGAGCTCGAtgttattatcaagctcgaatacAAGTCGAACTGTggtgcaaagtaaagttatcgagcttatgattcagagaccgaccaacactgatcCCGAATCAATACagggatccgagtcagaatcgagctcgagtcaagatcgagagctcgagtcaagaccagaaactcgagtcagtatcgagctcgcagatagGAGTCGTTGCAaacccactagaggagagaatcctggcaggaattatggaaaaactaAATTATCATGGGtatcccactatgtatttttaattatatctaaaagtaggatcctccactataaagaagatggctatatttctgtaaaggacttttttattgtttacattgtaattcaagcaccatattctcctatattcaagagtGATTCTGTTAAGCTTCCTAAATTGATttatcttgcttagtcctaaaaattatCTTTTTCCAACCTtgcttattttgcattctttgcaatccatattggatatttctatctatcattacgatttgtattaagctatatcacatatccttagaactacgtacaaatttaactctatccgtttttcaggTAAACAAATGGACAAACTGATAAATGGAAAGCAACAATACAACAAGCACAAATTGATGACATGTTTTATATTAGAGGacaatgaaaattttaaaaagaatagTGAGAGATTTATTTTGCTTCTTTCTTTTAAATATGGACAAATTGTTACAGGGAAAACAACCATGTAACAAGTAAAAAGATTCGTCGCATAAAACATAAGATTGTGAGAAGTTCAATAATTTTTACTAATGATAGTGTATGGATCAGTTTGTGCGTGTCTTAGCTATGAAACGAATACATGTTTCTTCCCACTGATACAGGTACATCAGCACACAAAAATTCCAGAACTTTATCATTATGAGAAAGACCCTTGTTCaagtataaaaataatttatctaGAAAAGAAACATGACTGATTTTTAGTAATATGGTCGAATTATTTAAATTTCAATGTGAAATACAAAGATGTATTTTAATGCATTTGAAGCACAATTATAAGCTATAACTtatgatttttatatttaaaaatcataaatactGTCTTATGAAACGGGCTAACGTAATAATAATCTTATAATACAACTCCACTTTTTCTAAGAAAGGGTGCCTTTGCTACATTTACATGTTTTGAAGGTGCTATCTCTACCAATAGAAACAGCGTGGGCATTATCATCAAAACATCATCGTActtatttcaacaacaacaacaacccagtataatcttactagtggggtctggggagggtaatgtgtacgcagaccttacccctaccatggggtagagaggttgtttccgatagaccatcggttCCCCTACCatgggatagagaggttgtttccgatagaccctcggtttcctccctccaagaactccccaccttgctcctgggtgactcgaactcacaacctcttggttggaagtggagggtgctcaccactagagcaactcactcttgtcattAATACTTATTTCATTAATACTAAATACCAAAGCTACCCTTCTGCCAGTCAACATGcaaaatctatatctatatatatctaTCTATTCTATATCTATCtatgagcccgtttggattagctgatttgaagtagctgataaGCACTAGGTGCTAAAAAGCATTTTAAGGTGCTAAAAAATATTTTACAGTGctgaaatttatttaataaataagtagttacgtgtttggatacaagtgctgaaattgataataaaTTGTTACAGTATTTGATAAAAAGTACCGATAAGCtcttttttctgttaaaatgacttGAATAACCTTAAAACCGTTTACACTTACTAGGGcgtaatttctttaaaattttagattctagatcgattcaaatacaaaatattctatttattattttattttaaatacaactgtaattaaataagataatttttatgataaatataatttattttatgataagcatataatcataagttataataattaataaattgataaaagtttctcagtaaaaaaataaacctaaataggaTAATATATTTGAAAAGAAATATTGTCTTCGTCACCACAACACTTTCAAACCAATACACCAAAAATTGATATGTCCTCGTTTATTATATACAGTTTAAAGATTAATACAAAATCACATAGATACAAATATGCAAAAGAATAGAGAATTTGCATACCTCAAATAGTCAATGAGAATTGCAGACTTGAAGAGACTTGAGGTTTAGGTTGAAAAAATACATGAGGCAGTGAGTATCGATGTAAGAGTTTTGTTTTGAAAAGGAATATTTTAGGGATAAAATAGAAAAaatcttggtcaaacttaaagtgcttataagttaaAAATTCATAAGCTGGTGGTGACCAACTTATGTTTTTTGCCTTATTTTTGACTTATAAGCActtgacttataagcactttta contains:
- the LOC138906440 gene encoding uncharacterized protein codes for the protein MSRSHEGEDPFRDLFTGVEDAVGLSDVPGLLCEVHLALNWAVVVHREACSRSRTELHRFETDLQWVTEERNSLKLLLEKRGEEIKDLRAELDKAHQDQIDLSEQVMILLKAYGLDTEMMANFSVSQLQLKIEMIGKLREEVDVIKAESLKWKEDMDRFAVEKEAARAQLSSTKTQLQSMKKKSSVQVRRIEELEVRLASELAKAKYDAEKAKADADAFVAGYRADAEAAQIQAREASEVTNTRAYWVAELAKCRSRRETLEEIYARGFDLTKEIKRAKELEADAEALVSDDDDNDDDDDGSKSRSESREEPDGEKTTPGDNQET